From the genome of Ananas comosus cultivar F153 linkage group 16, ASM154086v1, whole genome shotgun sequence, one region includes:
- the LOC109721968 gene encoding non-specific lipid-transfer protein 2-like, producing MMVKSSSFFFLLILSSLLLLLLLQAPATVDAVTCDPTQLIPCASAIIGSAPPSATCCARLKAQQPCFCQYEKNRSLRGYINSPNSRTVAKICAVTFPSC from the coding sequence ATGATGGTGAAatcctcctctttcttcttcctcctcatcctctcatccctcctcctcctcctcctcctacaaGCTCCGGCGACCGTCGACGCGGTGACCTGCGACCCCACTCAGCTGATCCCATGCGCGAGCGCCATCATCGGGTCGGCCCCGCCGTCCGCCACCTGCTGCGCCCGGCTGAAGGCCCAGCAGCCCTGCTTCTGCCAGTACGAGAAGAACCGCAGCCTGCGGGGCTACATCAACTCCCCCAACAGCAGGACTGTCGCAAAAATCTGCGCGGTGACCTTCCCTTCATGCTAA